One window from the genome of Oryza glaberrima chromosome 3, OglaRS2, whole genome shotgun sequence encodes:
- the LOC127766060 gene encoding protein ETHYLENE-INSENSITIVE 2-like isoform X2: MEGVRGIESLATGDGRHHLSRTLGPVLLISMGYIDLGKWVATIDAGSRFGYDLVILVLLFNLSAILCQYLSMCIGMVTGKNLAEICREEYSPSICVILGIQAGLSLLTAELTMLSGISVGFNLVFEYDDPIAGLYFASVVVNLLPYTMSYLGQRQSTTLSLGALFHDHLFSILFIFTGVFLVNYVLMGSAAVESNNTLVTFQDSVDLMNQMFMNPMAPIVFLVILIFSSHVISLTSIIGSHAILKNFFGVNLPHSAHHLLLKAVAMVPTMYYAKVAGSEGIYQLLIICPVIQAMFLPSSVIPVFRVSSSRVIMSRYKISLYVEILAILAFLLLLFTNIIFAAEILFGDSTWTNNLKGNTGSPVVLPHAIVVLISCASITFTLFLAVTPLKSASNEPETQELSEHSQREDPDTTYQREASNEPETQELSEHSQREDPDTTYQREASNEPETQELSEHSQREDPDTTYQIEVSNERETQQLSEHSQIEDPDTFYHREELSLVEQKEDHTTSTINAIPRISSESYQTSALEHNDFPDITVESGHGTQQLTAFVPIIPEVSSSIKHKEPKSVVIDQTEPVPKVCTATVVEHNTAENIKMKSTTSKHVQEEAGASMDYDTEASYNAEVSKSSGNKAPPISDDPTSLTLSKGRDSDAGYRGSNLSRLPGLGRAARRQLAAILDEFWGHLFDYHGKLTQEANARRFNFLLGPYPKAVRSDNQAIEASGSPLMRDAIRGSATIQKSWDSRAKEVSSPGFNFGLQMGRIGSSNWSESMRLSNADIPRPTSTLFEQNTQFYSNYNVPSYPDNQFYQPATIHGYHLATSLKSMNASHSTHSSISLDPRRLPRSSESAGSNYADSARYARNQDVIGSQGSASQNTTMSCLDTMTVERAFYNPASVNEIEGVGSSAYSKKYHSSPDISALIAASRNYLPNEVNLGGAAGSSSYFSNLACERSQYVNLGSSSTAQFALSKHSQPNFHRDTSSMQSSVNPSTESIWAQQPFEQLLGVSRAELNKGEGNTDQRSSGVTKHDFSNKEYEVKLLQSLRFCIMKLLKLEGSGWLFEQNGGCDEKLIDQVAVAERVSQHTTENQLSADLQLHSSDEDLQPLQRNDNRDANCMSLLPKCGDDCVWQAPLIVSFGVWCIRQILNLCLVESRPELWGKYTYVLNRLQGILDPAFSKPQKPMKGCVCLQKVAKPISGTFTTAGMILEMIKDVEQAISSRKGRSGTVAGDVAFPKGKENLASVLKRYKRRLSNKTSAGQ; encoded by the exons ATGGAAGGTGTGCGCGGTATAGAATCTCTGGCTACTGGAGATGGTCGGCATCATCTTTCCCGTACACTTGGACCGGTGCTCCTGATCTCGATGGGGTATATTGACCTTGGGAAGTGGGTGGCAACGATAGATGCCGGGTCTCGGTTTGGCTATGATCTCGTAATACTGGTGTTGCTTTTCAACTTGTCGGCCATTCTGTGCCAGTATCTGTCGATGTGTATCGGCATGGTCACTGGGAAAAATCTTGCGGAG ATTTGCCGCGAGGAGTACAGTCCATCAATATGTGTCATCCTTGGTATTCAGGCAGGATTGTCCTTGCTAACCGCGGAACTAACCATG CTTTCAGGCATATCAGTCGGATTCAACCTGGTCTTTGAATATGATGATCCTATCGCAGGCTTATATTTTGCTAGTGTTGTGGTCAATTTGCTACCTTACACTATGTCTTATCTG GGCCAAAGACAATCTACAACTCTTTCCCTTGGTGCTCTGTTCCACGATCACCTGTTctcaatattgtttattttcaCTGGGGTTTTCCTTGTGAATTATGTCCTGATGGGCTCAGCAGCAGTTGAATCCAATAATACTCTGGTTACTTTTCAAGATTCTGTAGATTTAATGAACCAG ATGTTCATGAATCCGATGGCACCAATTGTTTTTTTAGTGATCCTTATCTTTTCGAGTCATGTCATCTCATTGACATCTATTATTGGCAGCCACGCAATTTTGAAGAATTTCTTTGGTGTAAACTTGCCTCATTCTGCTCATCATCTGCTACTAAAGGCCGTTGCCATGGTTCCTACTATGTACTATGCAAAGGTTGCAGGTTCTGAAGGGATATATCAGTTACTCATTATCTGCCCAGTTATCCAAGCTATGTTCCTTCCTTCGTCTGTTATTCCTGTTTTCCGTGTTTCCTCATCAAGAGTTATAATGAGCAGATATAAAATATCTTTGTACGTTGAAATATTGGCCATCCTAGCATTTCTTCTTTTGCTGTTCACAAATATCATTTTTGCTGCGGAAATCCTGTTTGGTGATAGTACCTGGACAAACAACTTGAAAGGGAACACTGGAAGCCCTGTTGTACTTCCGCATGCCATTGTAGTTCTAATTTCTTGTGCATCAATTACTTTTACGCTGTTCCTGGCTGTCACTCCACTGAAGTCAGCAAGTAATGAACCTGAAACTCAGGAGCTATCTGAGCACTCTCAGAGAGAAGATCCAGATACTACTTATCAAAGAGAAGCAAGTAATGAACCTGAAACTCAGGAGCTATCTGAGCACTCTCAGAGAGAAGATCCAGATACTACTTATCAAAGAGAAGCAAGTAATGAACCTGAAACTCAGGAGCTATCTGAGCACTCTCAGAGAGAAGATCCAGATACTACTTATCAAATAGAAGTAAGTAATGAACGTGAAACTCAGCAGCTATCTGAGCACTCTCAGATAGAAGATCCAGATACTTTTTATCATAGAGAGGAGCTTTCTCTGGTTGAACAGAAAGAAGATCATACGACTTCTACTATTAATGCTATTCCCAGGATTTCATCAGAAAGTTATCAAACATCAGCTTTGGAGCATAATGACTTTCCTGACATCACTGTGGAGTCTGGTCATGGCACTCAGCAGCTTACTGCTTTTGTGCCAATTATTCCGGAGGTCTCATCGTCTATCAAACATAAGGAACCAAAATCAGTAGTTATTGACCAGACGGAACCAGTGCCAAAGGTTTGTACTGCCACAGTAGTAGAACATAACACTGCTGAGAACATCAAAATGAAGAGTACAACTTCAAAGCATGTCCAAGAAGAAGCAGGAGCTAGCATGGACTATGATACTGAGGCTTCTTATAATGCGGAAGTCAGCAAGTCTTCTGGAAACAAGGCACCTCCAATTTCTGATGACCCAACATCTCTTACTTTGAGCAAGGGGAGAGACTCTGATGCTGGTTATCGTGGCAGTAACCTCTCAAGACTGCCTGGTTTGGGTCGTGCAGCAAGGAGGCAATTAGCAGCGATTCTTGATGAGTTCTGGGGACATCTCTTTGATTATCATGGTAAGCTAACGCAAGAAGCTAATGCAAGAAGGTTCAACTTTCTGCTAGGACCATACCCGAAAGCAGTTAGAAGTGATAACCAAGCCATCGAAGCTTCTGGGAGCCCCTTGATGAGAGATGCAATACGAGGATCAGCTACCATACAGAAATCATGGGACTCACGTGCTAAGGAAGTCTCTAGTCCAGGCTTTAATTTTGGGCTTCAGATGGGTCGCATTGGATCATCAAACTGGTCTGAGAGCATGCGTTTATCTAATGCTGACATCCCAAGGCCAACTAGCACCTTGTTTGAACAAAATACTCAGTTTTATTCAAATTATAATGTCCCATCTTACCCTGACAATCAGTTCTATCAACCTGCTACCATTCATGGCTATCACCTGGCAACCTCTTTGAAAAGTATGAATGCAAGTCACAGCACGCACTCCAGCATTTCACTAGATCCACGGCGACTTCCTAGATCATCTGAATCTGCTGGTTCTAACTACGCAGATTCTGCAAGGTATGCTCGTAACCAAGATGTAATTGGTTCACAGGGATCCGCTTCGCAAAACACAACAATGAGCTGTTTAGATACAATGACAGTGGAGAGAGCTTTTTACAATCCTGCCTCCGTTAATGAGATTGAAGGGGTTGGTTCATCTGCTTACTCAAAGAAGTACCATAGTTCACCTGACATATCTGCACTAATTGCTGCAAGTAGGAATTATTTGCCAAATGAAGTAAATTTGGGAGGTGCTGCTGGAAGCAGTTCATACTTCAGTAATTTGGCATGTGAAAGATCACAATATGTGAACTTGGGATCCAGTTCCACAGCTCAATTTGCACTTAGCAAGCACTCACAACCTAATTTCCATAGAGACACATCATCTATGCAGTCAAGTGTGAACCCAAGTACTGAATCCATTTGGGCCCAGCAGCCGTTTGAACAATTACTCGGTGTATCAAGAGCAGAGTTGAATAAGGGCGAGGGTAACACCGACCAGAGATCAAGTGGTGTCACCAAACACGATTTCTCTAACAAAGAATATGAGGTGAAACTTCTTCAATCACTCAGATTTTGCATCATGAAGCTCTTGAAACTGGAAGGATCAGGATGGCTCTTTGAGCAAAATGGTGGCTGTGATGAAAAATTAATTGATCAAGTTGCTGTAGCTGAGAGAGTTTCACAACATACCACTGAAAATCAGTTATCTGCTGATCTCCAGCTCCATAGTTCTGATGAAGACTTGCAGCCACTGCAAAGGAATGATAACAGGGATGCCAATTGCATGAGCCTACTGCCCAAGTGTGGAGATGATTGTGTTTGGCAGGCCCCCCTGATTGTTAGTTTTGGTGTCTGGTGCATCCGCCAGATTCTGAACCTGTGCCTTGTCGAAAGTAGGCCAGAACTTTGGGGCAAGTATACATATGTTCTTAATCGTCTccag GGAATACTTGATCCTGCATTTTCCAAGCCTCAGAAACCCATGAAAGGATGCGTATGCCTTCAAAAAGTTGCCAAGCCCATCTCTGGTACTTTCACCACTGCTGGTATGATCTTGGAGATGATTAAAGACGTGGAACAAGCCATTTCTAGCCGCAAGGGTCGAAGCGGCACAGTAGCAGGAGACGTTGCTTTTCCCAAAGGGAAGGAGAACCTAGCTTCTGTCCTTAAGCGATACAAGCGTAGGCTCTCGAACAAGACATCTGCAGGACAATAG
- the LOC127766060 gene encoding protein ETHYLENE-INSENSITIVE 2-like isoform X1, whose product MEGVRGIESLATGDGRHHLSRTLGPVLLISMGYIDLGKWVATIDAGSRFGYDLVILVLLFNLSAILCQYLSMCIGMVTGKNLAEICREEYSPSICVILGIQAGLSLLTAELTMLSGISVGFNLVFEYDDPIAGLYFASVVVNLLPYTMSYLGKRMAGTLNACVAGFALLCFVLGLLVSQPKIPVDMNAMFPKLSGESAYSLMALLGGNVIAHNFYVHSSVVQGQRQSTTLSLGALFHDHLFSILFIFTGVFLVNYVLMGSAAVESNNTLVTFQDSVDLMNQMFMNPMAPIVFLVILIFSSHVISLTSIIGSHAILKNFFGVNLPHSAHHLLLKAVAMVPTMYYAKVAGSEGIYQLLIICPVIQAMFLPSSVIPVFRVSSSRVIMSRYKISLYVEILAILAFLLLLFTNIIFAAEILFGDSTWTNNLKGNTGSPVVLPHAIVVLISCASITFTLFLAVTPLKSASNEPETQELSEHSQREDPDTTYQREASNEPETQELSEHSQREDPDTTYQREASNEPETQELSEHSQREDPDTTYQIEVSNERETQQLSEHSQIEDPDTFYHREELSLVEQKEDHTTSTINAIPRISSESYQTSALEHNDFPDITVESGHGTQQLTAFVPIIPEVSSSIKHKEPKSVVIDQTEPVPKVCTATVVEHNTAENIKMKSTTSKHVQEEAGASMDYDTEASYNAEVSKSSGNKAPPISDDPTSLTLSKGRDSDAGYRGSNLSRLPGLGRAARRQLAAILDEFWGHLFDYHGKLTQEANARRFNFLLGPYPKAVRSDNQAIEASGSPLMRDAIRGSATIQKSWDSRAKEVSSPGFNFGLQMGRIGSSNWSESMRLSNADIPRPTSTLFEQNTQFYSNYNVPSYPDNQFYQPATIHGYHLATSLKSMNASHSTHSSISLDPRRLPRSSESAGSNYADSARYARNQDVIGSQGSASQNTTMSCLDTMTVERAFYNPASVNEIEGVGSSAYSKKYHSSPDISALIAASRNYLPNEVNLGGAAGSSSYFSNLACERSQYVNLGSSSTAQFALSKHSQPNFHRDTSSMQSSVNPSTESIWAQQPFEQLLGVSRAELNKGEGNTDQRSSGVTKHDFSNKEYEVKLLQSLRFCIMKLLKLEGSGWLFEQNGGCDEKLIDQVAVAERVSQHTTENQLSADLQLHSSDEDLQPLQRNDNRDANCMSLLPKCGDDCVWQAPLIVSFGVWCIRQILNLCLVESRPELWGKYTYVLNRLQGILDPAFSKPQKPMKGCVCLQKVAKPISGTFTTAGMILEMIKDVEQAISSRKGRSGTVAGDVAFPKGKENLASVLKRYKRRLSNKTSAGQ is encoded by the exons ATGGAAGGTGTGCGCGGTATAGAATCTCTGGCTACTGGAGATGGTCGGCATCATCTTTCCCGTACACTTGGACCGGTGCTCCTGATCTCGATGGGGTATATTGACCTTGGGAAGTGGGTGGCAACGATAGATGCCGGGTCTCGGTTTGGCTATGATCTCGTAATACTGGTGTTGCTTTTCAACTTGTCGGCCATTCTGTGCCAGTATCTGTCGATGTGTATCGGCATGGTCACTGGGAAAAATCTTGCGGAG ATTTGCCGCGAGGAGTACAGTCCATCAATATGTGTCATCCTTGGTATTCAGGCAGGATTGTCCTTGCTAACCGCGGAACTAACCATG CTTTCAGGCATATCAGTCGGATTCAACCTGGTCTTTGAATATGATGATCCTATCGCAGGCTTATATTTTGCTAGTGTTGTGGTCAATTTGCTACCTTACACTATGTCTTATCTG GGCAAACGGATGGCTGGGACATTGAATGCATGCGTAGCAGGCTTTGCACTTCTTTGTTTTGTGCTTGGTTTATTAGTCAGTCAACCAAAAATTCCAGTTGATATGAATGCAATGTTCCCCAAGTTGAGTGGTGAAAGTGCTTATTCCTTGATGGCGCTTCTTGGCGGAAATGTAATAGCGCACAATTTTTATGTTCATTCATCAGTTGTACAG GGCCAAAGACAATCTACAACTCTTTCCCTTGGTGCTCTGTTCCACGATCACCTGTTctcaatattgtttattttcaCTGGGGTTTTCCTTGTGAATTATGTCCTGATGGGCTCAGCAGCAGTTGAATCCAATAATACTCTGGTTACTTTTCAAGATTCTGTAGATTTAATGAACCAG ATGTTCATGAATCCGATGGCACCAATTGTTTTTTTAGTGATCCTTATCTTTTCGAGTCATGTCATCTCATTGACATCTATTATTGGCAGCCACGCAATTTTGAAGAATTTCTTTGGTGTAAACTTGCCTCATTCTGCTCATCATCTGCTACTAAAGGCCGTTGCCATGGTTCCTACTATGTACTATGCAAAGGTTGCAGGTTCTGAAGGGATATATCAGTTACTCATTATCTGCCCAGTTATCCAAGCTATGTTCCTTCCTTCGTCTGTTATTCCTGTTTTCCGTGTTTCCTCATCAAGAGTTATAATGAGCAGATATAAAATATCTTTGTACGTTGAAATATTGGCCATCCTAGCATTTCTTCTTTTGCTGTTCACAAATATCATTTTTGCTGCGGAAATCCTGTTTGGTGATAGTACCTGGACAAACAACTTGAAAGGGAACACTGGAAGCCCTGTTGTACTTCCGCATGCCATTGTAGTTCTAATTTCTTGTGCATCAATTACTTTTACGCTGTTCCTGGCTGTCACTCCACTGAAGTCAGCAAGTAATGAACCTGAAACTCAGGAGCTATCTGAGCACTCTCAGAGAGAAGATCCAGATACTACTTATCAAAGAGAAGCAAGTAATGAACCTGAAACTCAGGAGCTATCTGAGCACTCTCAGAGAGAAGATCCAGATACTACTTATCAAAGAGAAGCAAGTAATGAACCTGAAACTCAGGAGCTATCTGAGCACTCTCAGAGAGAAGATCCAGATACTACTTATCAAATAGAAGTAAGTAATGAACGTGAAACTCAGCAGCTATCTGAGCACTCTCAGATAGAAGATCCAGATACTTTTTATCATAGAGAGGAGCTTTCTCTGGTTGAACAGAAAGAAGATCATACGACTTCTACTATTAATGCTATTCCCAGGATTTCATCAGAAAGTTATCAAACATCAGCTTTGGAGCATAATGACTTTCCTGACATCACTGTGGAGTCTGGTCATGGCACTCAGCAGCTTACTGCTTTTGTGCCAATTATTCCGGAGGTCTCATCGTCTATCAAACATAAGGAACCAAAATCAGTAGTTATTGACCAGACGGAACCAGTGCCAAAGGTTTGTACTGCCACAGTAGTAGAACATAACACTGCTGAGAACATCAAAATGAAGAGTACAACTTCAAAGCATGTCCAAGAAGAAGCAGGAGCTAGCATGGACTATGATACTGAGGCTTCTTATAATGCGGAAGTCAGCAAGTCTTCTGGAAACAAGGCACCTCCAATTTCTGATGACCCAACATCTCTTACTTTGAGCAAGGGGAGAGACTCTGATGCTGGTTATCGTGGCAGTAACCTCTCAAGACTGCCTGGTTTGGGTCGTGCAGCAAGGAGGCAATTAGCAGCGATTCTTGATGAGTTCTGGGGACATCTCTTTGATTATCATGGTAAGCTAACGCAAGAAGCTAATGCAAGAAGGTTCAACTTTCTGCTAGGACCATACCCGAAAGCAGTTAGAAGTGATAACCAAGCCATCGAAGCTTCTGGGAGCCCCTTGATGAGAGATGCAATACGAGGATCAGCTACCATACAGAAATCATGGGACTCACGTGCTAAGGAAGTCTCTAGTCCAGGCTTTAATTTTGGGCTTCAGATGGGTCGCATTGGATCATCAAACTGGTCTGAGAGCATGCGTTTATCTAATGCTGACATCCCAAGGCCAACTAGCACCTTGTTTGAACAAAATACTCAGTTTTATTCAAATTATAATGTCCCATCTTACCCTGACAATCAGTTCTATCAACCTGCTACCATTCATGGCTATCACCTGGCAACCTCTTTGAAAAGTATGAATGCAAGTCACAGCACGCACTCCAGCATTTCACTAGATCCACGGCGACTTCCTAGATCATCTGAATCTGCTGGTTCTAACTACGCAGATTCTGCAAGGTATGCTCGTAACCAAGATGTAATTGGTTCACAGGGATCCGCTTCGCAAAACACAACAATGAGCTGTTTAGATACAATGACAGTGGAGAGAGCTTTTTACAATCCTGCCTCCGTTAATGAGATTGAAGGGGTTGGTTCATCTGCTTACTCAAAGAAGTACCATAGTTCACCTGACATATCTGCACTAATTGCTGCAAGTAGGAATTATTTGCCAAATGAAGTAAATTTGGGAGGTGCTGCTGGAAGCAGTTCATACTTCAGTAATTTGGCATGTGAAAGATCACAATATGTGAACTTGGGATCCAGTTCCACAGCTCAATTTGCACTTAGCAAGCACTCACAACCTAATTTCCATAGAGACACATCATCTATGCAGTCAAGTGTGAACCCAAGTACTGAATCCATTTGGGCCCAGCAGCCGTTTGAACAATTACTCGGTGTATCAAGAGCAGAGTTGAATAAGGGCGAGGGTAACACCGACCAGAGATCAAGTGGTGTCACCAAACACGATTTCTCTAACAAAGAATATGAGGTGAAACTTCTTCAATCACTCAGATTTTGCATCATGAAGCTCTTGAAACTGGAAGGATCAGGATGGCTCTTTGAGCAAAATGGTGGCTGTGATGAAAAATTAATTGATCAAGTTGCTGTAGCTGAGAGAGTTTCACAACATACCACTGAAAATCAGTTATCTGCTGATCTCCAGCTCCATAGTTCTGATGAAGACTTGCAGCCACTGCAAAGGAATGATAACAGGGATGCCAATTGCATGAGCCTACTGCCCAAGTGTGGAGATGATTGTGTTTGGCAGGCCCCCCTGATTGTTAGTTTTGGTGTCTGGTGCATCCGCCAGATTCTGAACCTGTGCCTTGTCGAAAGTAGGCCAGAACTTTGGGGCAAGTATACATATGTTCTTAATCGTCTccag GGAATACTTGATCCTGCATTTTCCAAGCCTCAGAAACCCATGAAAGGATGCGTATGCCTTCAAAAAGTTGCCAAGCCCATCTCTGGTACTTTCACCACTGCTGGTATGATCTTGGAGATGATTAAAGACGTGGAACAAGCCATTTCTAGCCGCAAGGGTCGAAGCGGCACAGTAGCAGGAGACGTTGCTTTTCCCAAAGGGAAGGAGAACCTAGCTTCTGTCCTTAAGCGATACAAGCGTAGGCTCTCGAACAAGACATCTGCAGGACAATAG